A region of the Paenibacillus sp. J23TS9 genome:
ATGTCACCGGGCAGCATGATTGGCGCAGCCGCCATGGTGGACAGTACAGGCAAACGGGTGGATGATCCCAAGCTTGTAGCGGCTTGGAAATCCGAAATGGCATCCGCTGCTGAATCCAGTGGAAGAAACGGAACCATAGCGGAAGGCATGGCAGATATCAATGCTGTTGTCGATATGCCGGAAATTGGAGTGAAGAAAGAGAAAGGCGAAATTATCGCATTATCGAGTGAACAGGCACTCAAGGTTGGATATGCAGACACCATCGCATCGTCACCTGAGGATGTTGTATCCTGGATGGGATATTCAACGGATGATATGTTCCTCGTGCAGCATACAGGCTCAGAGAAAGTAGCTTCATTTTTAACGAATCGAATCGTGATGACCATCTTGCTGTTTCTCGGTATTGCCGGCATTGTCATTGAACTGATTGTTCCCGGATTCGGTGTGCCCGGAATTATTGGAGTAGCCGCATTTGTACTGTATTTCTTCGGCAATTATGTAGCCGGCTTTGCAGGCAATGAGACCTGGCTGCTCTTTATCGTAGGTCTAGTTCTCATGATTCTGGAAATGTTTGTCCCGAGCTTCGGAATTCTGGGAATTTTGGGCGCCATCAGTCTGATAGCGGGAGTCGTTCGCGCAGCATATGACACAAGCCATGCAATGCTGTCGCTGGGCATCGCTTTTGCTGCTGCGGTCGTAGTTATTGTGATTGTGGCCATCCTTTTCAAGGAGCGGGGGATATGGAATCGGTTTATTCTTAGTGAGTCTCTCACGAAGGAGCAGGGATACGTCCCTACGGCTTCCAAGGATGCGCTGCTTGGCCGGGAGGGCGTCAGTGTAACACCGCTGCGGCCTGCCGGGACGGCGCTCATAGACGATGAACGCATTGATGTGGTGACGGATGGAGAATTTATCCCACGCGATACAGCGTTGGTGGTTGTTCATGTCGAAGGTGCGAGGGTTGTCGTCAAACCCAAATAAATCCTGTTCTTTTACCCCGAATCGTGTAACATGGTAACTATAGGACATCACGGAAAGAATCATAGATAAACATAAAAAAATATTGGAGGATTGCATTTATGACGAGTGCTTCGTTGATCTCGATTTTGCTCATTGCGGTTGTGGTTATTATTGTGCTGAGCGTATTCTTCAGCTTCTTCCCGCTCACACTCTGGATTTCCGCATTGGCGGCGGGCGTCCGCATCAGCATTATTACCCTGGTAGCCATGAGGCTCCGCCGTGTTACACCAAGCCGGATCGTGAATCCGCTGATCAAGGCTACCAAAGCAGGACTAGGACTCAATATCAACCAGCTGGAAAGCCACTATCTGGCCGGTGGTAACGTAGACCGTGTCGTTAATGCCCTGATCGCGGCTCAACGTGCCGATATTCCACTGGAATTCACCCGTGCAGCTGCTATTGATCTGGCAGGACGCGATGTACTGCAGGCCGTTCAAATGAGCGTTAATCCGCGTGTCATTGAAACGCCTGTTGTGGCAGCCGTTGCGAAGAATGGTATCGAAGTGAAGGTTAAGGCCCGTGTTACGGTTAGAGCGAATATCGACCGTCTCGTTGGTGGTGCAGGTGAGGAAACGATCATTGCCCGTGTAGGCGAAGGTATCGTTACCACGGTCGGCTCGAGTGACTCGCACAAGGATGTGCTGGAGAATCCGGACCGGATTTCACGTACTGTCTTGTCTAAAGGTCTGGATGCGGGTACCGCATTTGAAATTCTGTCCATTGATATCGCAGATGTGGATGTAGGTAAGAACATCGGTGCTTATCTCCAAACGGAGCAGGCGGAGGCGGACAAACGAATTGCCCAGGCCAAAGCCGAGGAACGCCGCGCAATGGCGGTAGCTCAAGAGCAGGAAATGAAGGCGCGCGTAGTGGAAATGAGAGCACGCGTAGTCGAATCTGAATCCGAGGTTCCTCTTGCGATGGCGGAAGCACTTCGTTCAGGCAAAATTGGCGTGATGGATTACATGAATTTGAAAAATATCGAAGCGGACACCCAGATGAGAGGCTCGCTTGGCAAAATGGGCGAGGGAGACCAAAACGGTCCTCAAAATAATAAGTAGGGAATGATGCATCCATGTGGATCTTGGAAAATTTCTATTGGATCCTGATTGTCGGATTTGCGGTCATCTCCGCCCTGAGCAAGCGCGGCAAATCTAAGCCTAGGCAAAACCCGCGGGGAATGCCTACCTTCGGCGGTGGAAGCGGCATGGAGCGCAGAACCCATTCTGCCAGTACCGAAGCTCCCAGAGGCCGAGATGATGTGAGGACGCCTGATTCTGAGGACGACCGGGATCAACCGGGCAGTGCATCTTATCCGCAGGGCTGGAGTTCAAAGGTATCCAGGCATAAGCAGAGATCCTATGATTATCAAGGCGATGGACCCGATTATGATACAGGCGAGGGTGTATCCGGAATGTGGGAAGACAACAAACCGGAAACGCTGGAGGATTACAAAAACGAAATGGAGCAGCATTTGGAACGGGTAAGCGCGTCGCTGGACCGAATTGAGAAAACGGCGACGGGATCACCTTCCAATCATACTCCACGTGTGGAACACTCGAAGCCGGTGTCACCACTTGCGAAGCAAGCCATAAACGGTTTGATCTGGTCCGAAATTTTGGGGCCGCCACGATCAAAGCGGCCATATGGCGGCCGTAAGTGAGGCTGTAATCCGTAGCAATTTTCATATGTGGCAAATGAACCTTTTCTGCATGGCAGAGGATATTTGATATCCTCAATGCCTTACAGGAGAGGTTTTTTTGTGTGCCCACTGATTACGGAACTTTCAAAATGCGATAAGAGCCTGAAACCTCTCATAAATCAGCCAGACCGGGCATAAGTTGTAAAGTACAGGAAGGGGGAAGACCTTCGTATGACCCGGATCAGCCGCAGGCTGCGGAAATGGACAAATGAAATGCTGGATTTGCCGCAGGATGTCCTGCTCGATCTACCGCGGATTACCCTGGTGGGAAACAAGGAGCTTTCCATTGAAAATCATCGCGGAGTGCGGCATTTTTCAGAGAATAAAATGATTCTTTCCCTTAGCCAGGGCTCGCTTGAAGTCGAGGGCACGGGGCTCATGATCCGGGCGATCCTGCCGCAGGAAGTCATGATTGAAGGGATCATCAACAATATAAAATATATAGGAACGGGGGAGAGCTTATGAAAATACCTACACTATCTGTCGTGCGCGGCTGTGTGCTGATAACAGTCAGAGGAGAGCATGTAAATCACCTGATCAATGTTTTGGCCGAGTCTGGCATTCCCGTGTGGGATATCCGGCCAACCAGCGATCATACCGCTGATATGAAGCTGCTTCTGAGAGATTTTCATGCTCTTCGCCCCCTGCTCAAACGGACAGGCTGCCGGATGCATGTCAGCCGCAGGATTGGCTTGCCTTTTCGCATCGTCAGGCTGTATAAACGCAAATTTTTTGCTACAGGCATTATTATGTTTTTTATCATGCTGTTTTTGCTCTCATCTCTGGTGTGGAATATAAACGTTATAGGGAATGAAAAACTGGCTTCTGAAGATGTTTTGAAAGTCGCGAGACAAGCGGGAATCCGGCCATTTCAATGGATTTTTCGCCTGGACGAGCCGGACAAGCTCTCCCGTGAGCTCAGCATGAAACTTCCAGGGACCTCATGGGTTGGAGTGGAGAGAAAAGGGACGACTATTACTATTCAGATTGTAGAGGCTGCTGAGCCGGAGAAGAAGCCTCTGGTCAGTCCGCGTCATCTCATCAGCCGGACGGATGCGGTGGTGACAAGTATTTATGCCGAGCAGGGACGACCTCTGGTTGAAAAGAACACGCGTGTTAAAAAAGGACAGGTGCTAATTTCCGGCATTTTGGGAGATGGGGCAGTCAACTCAGAGATTGTCGTCGCCAAGGGCGAAGTGAAGGGACTCGTATGGCATGAATACAATTTGCAGGTGCCGCTTGTTCAAAAGCGAAAAGTATATACAGGCGAACGGAAAAACAAAAGCTATCTTG
Encoded here:
- a CDS encoding nodulation protein NfeD, with the protein product MWFVLLLLVGCTAAAIPGMAIAETAKTGPVYIIPVDQKIETGLGKFMKRGFKEAAKMNAELIILEVNTPGGLVNTAQDIGKMIRESKITTVAYIRGNAASAGSYIALNADKIAMSPGSMIGAAAMVDSTGKRVDDPKLVAAWKSEMASAAESSGRNGTIAEGMADINAVVDMPEIGVKKEKGEIIALSSEQALKVGYADTIASSPEDVVSWMGYSTDDMFLVQHTGSEKVASFLTNRIVMTILLFLGIAGIVIELIVPGFGVPGIIGVAAFVLYFFGNYVAGFAGNETWLLFIVGLVLMILEMFVPSFGILGILGAISLIAGVVRAAYDTSHAMLSLGIAFAAAVVVIVIVAILFKERGIWNRFILSESLTKEQGYVPTASKDALLGREGVSVTPLRPAGTALIDDERIDVVTDGEFIPRDTALVVVHVEGARVVVKPK
- the floA gene encoding flotillin-like protein FloA (flotillin-like protein involved in membrane lipid rafts) — its product is MTSASLISILLIAVVVIIVLSVFFSFFPLTLWISALAAGVRISIITLVAMRLRRVTPSRIVNPLIKATKAGLGLNINQLESHYLAGGNVDRVVNALIAAQRADIPLEFTRAAAIDLAGRDVLQAVQMSVNPRVIETPVVAAVAKNGIEVKVKARVTVRANIDRLVGGAGEETIIARVGEGIVTTVGSSDSHKDVLENPDRISRTVLSKGLDAGTAFEILSIDIADVDVGKNIGAYLQTEQAEADKRIAQAKAEERRAMAVAQEQEMKARVVEMRARVVESESEVPLAMAEALRSGKIGVMDYMNLKNIEADTQMRGSLGKMGEGDQNGPQNNK
- the yqfC gene encoding sporulation protein YqfC, which gives rise to MTRISRRLRKWTNEMLDLPQDVLLDLPRITLVGNKELSIENHRGVRHFSENKMILSLSQGSLEVEGTGLMIRAILPQEVMIEGIINNIKYIGTGESL
- the yqfD gene encoding sporulation protein YqfD, translating into MKIPTLSVVRGCVLITVRGEHVNHLINVLAESGIPVWDIRPTSDHTADMKLLLRDFHALRPLLKRTGCRMHVSRRIGLPFRIVRLYKRKFFATGIIMFFIMLFLLSSLVWNINVIGNEKLASEDVLKVARQAGIRPFQWIFRLDEPDKLSRELSMKLPGTSWVGVERKGTTITIQIVEAAEPEKKPLVSPRHLISRTDAVVTSIYAEQGRPLVEKNTRVKKGQVLISGILGDGAVNSEIVVAKGEVKGLVWHEYNLQVPLVQKRKVYTGERKNKSYLVLGNRAIQLWGYGKEPFAKSETLTEHDPLTWRSISLPIGWMTEKVMEVAETQETLQPEEAKKLGIDGAVRDILAKYGSDSQIINQKILHEKKENGKVYMKVLFEVEEKIAEELPLVHSQGE